A single Ostreibacterium oceani DNA region contains:
- a CDS encoding DMT family transporter — MKNMMLWFLLACIWAATFPAIKIGIQTMQPMTLVAHRMIIAALVLLAFIVYKRIPLHTSISIWLHGIAIGLTGNVIPFFLISWGETTVDSSVAAVLMGLTPIVTVFLASLLFADEPLTGRKVAGLSLGISGLLILVGVGVFSEAGQHVPGLLAIAMAAVFYALNTLYVRKFVHQGGIMLAFVACLAGALITSPVAIAVDKEQFFQMPSLSALLALLYLGVIATALATFVYLYLIPKIGAGRMSQINFLIPVLGAFFGVVLLNETLDANLIIALITVIGAVYLVNREKG; from the coding sequence ATGAAAAATATGATGCTGTGGTTTCTGCTGGCCTGTATTTGGGCAGCGACATTCCCTGCCATTAAAATCGGCATCCAAACGATGCAACCGATGACATTGGTCGCCCACCGCATGATTATTGCCGCGTTGGTATTATTGGCGTTTATCGTATATAAGCGCATCCCTTTGCACACAAGTATTAGCATATGGCTGCACGGTATCGCGATAGGACTGACCGGTAATGTCATTCCTTTTTTTCTGATTAGCTGGGGCGAAACCACCGTCGACAGTAGTGTTGCCGCCGTATTGATGGGGTTAACCCCAATTGTCACGGTATTTTTGGCGAGTTTATTATTTGCTGACGAACCCCTTACTGGCCGCAAGGTGGCAGGCCTAAGTCTAGGCATCAGTGGTTTGCTTATCCTTGTCGGTGTTGGCGTTTTTTCAGAAGCAGGACAGCACGTCCCTGGTTTACTTGCCATTGCCATGGCCGCGGTTTTTTATGCCTTAAACACCCTGTATGTCCGCAAATTCGTGCATCAAGGCGGCATCATGCTCGCCTTTGTCGCCTGCTTGGCTGGCGCACTAATCACCTCACCTGTGGCTATCGCCGTCGATAAAGAACAATTTTTTCAAATGCCTAGCCTATCCGCATTACTTGCCTTACTTTATCTGGGGGTTATCGCCACCGCGCTGGCGACCTTTGTTTATCTGTATTTAATCCCAAAAATTGGCGCAGGGCGTATGTCACAAATTAACTTTTTAATCCCTGTCTTGGGGGCATTTTTTGGCGTTGTCTTATTAAACGAAACGTTAGACGCCAATCTCATCATTGCCTTAATCACCGTCATCGGCGCGGTGTATCTAGTCAACCGAGAAAAAGGTTAG